From a region of the Hymenobacter jejuensis genome:
- a CDS encoding glycoside hydrolase family 43 protein, translating into MKKSLLLSLLSSLILTQVAVSQTAKPAAKSKPTATAQRSGNPIFPGWYADPEATIFGKEYWVYPTYSAPFDQQVFMDAFSSPDLVHWTKHPRIVDTASVRWARRAMWAPAVVHKGGKYFLFFGANDVHEGEVGGIGVAVADRPEGPFKDYLGKPLIGNIHNGAQPIDQFVFQDKDGQYYIIYGGWSHCNIARLKPDFTGFLPFPDGTTYKEITPQNYVEGPIMFRRAGKYYFMWSEGGWTGPNYSVAYAVADSPLGPFQRVGKILQQDPAVATGAGHHSVIQVPGKDEWYIVYHRRPLTETDQNHRVTCIDRMYFDAQGRIQPVKITKEGVARQAL; encoded by the coding sequence AAGCCGACTGCAACGGCCCAACGGTCCGGCAACCCCATCTTCCCCGGCTGGTACGCCGACCCTGAGGCTACCATTTTTGGCAAGGAATATTGGGTGTATCCTACCTATTCGGCCCCGTTTGATCAGCAGGTGTTCATGGATGCGTTTTCGTCGCCCGACCTGGTGCACTGGACCAAGCACCCGCGCATCGTCGATACGGCCAGCGTCCGGTGGGCCCGCCGCGCCATGTGGGCTCCGGCCGTGGTGCACAAGGGCGGGAAGTACTTCCTGTTTTTCGGGGCCAACGACGTGCACGAAGGCGAAGTCGGCGGCATCGGGGTGGCCGTAGCCGACCGGCCAGAAGGGCCGTTTAAGGATTACTTGGGCAAGCCGCTGATCGGCAACATTCACAACGGCGCCCAGCCCATCGATCAGTTTGTGTTTCAGGACAAAGACGGGCAGTATTACATAATTTACGGTGGCTGGTCGCACTGCAACATTGCGCGCCTCAAGCCCGATTTTACCGGCTTCCTCCCCTTCCCCGACGGCACCACTTACAAAGAAATCACGCCGCAGAACTATGTGGAGGGCCCGATTATGTTTCGTCGGGCGGGCAAGTACTATTTCATGTGGTCGGAAGGTGGCTGGACTGGGCCCAACTACTCGGTGGCCTACGCTGTGGCCGACTCGCCGCTGGGCCCTTTCCAGCGGGTGGGCAAAATCCTGCAGCAGGACCCTGCCGTGGCTACCGGCGCTGGCCACCACTCGGTTATTCAGGTACCCGGCAAAGACGAGTGGTACATCGTCTATCATCGGCGCCCGCTCACCGAAACCGACCAGAATCACCGCGTTACCTGCATCGACCGCATGTATTTCGACGCCCAGGGCCGCATTCAGCCCGTAAAGATTACCAAGGAAGGCGTGGCGCGGCAGGCGTTGTAA
- a CDS encoding aminopeptidase, with translation MRNSYATTGWLAGLLLMASPVLGQNYEQMAKQIVNTSAGVKPGELVMITGGQHTMPLMEAIAVEVARVGGQPEMLLNTDKVARAIDIDMPESAIMASKSDNWLLGADVLISLPSLEDGKAVLAGMTAERGAKFDKVAAEAGLNKKLDATKLRGVSVAYPSKKYAANQQLDYAGYEQMVWAGIGADYTAIAAQAQQMKQLLATGRKVHITSPTGTDLTFQLDARPIFTDDGVVTAADQQEKLILSRTAALPGGRVYGTCLESSATGKIAASPSTWNGKPFRGFKADLKSGQFTNPQAEAGLEDYQKWVAANEANATQVGYFSIGLNPAMKSQEQKGFNPATAAGMVLVGIGNNELLGGHNKALAANSFAIGNATVEVDGKTIVRNGQLVAPAMANAAPIGKKSRK, from the coding sequence ATGAGAAACAGTTACGCAACAACGGGTTGGCTTGCAGGCCTGCTCCTAATGGCCAGCCCCGTACTCGGGCAGAATTATGAGCAAATGGCTAAGCAGATTGTGAACACCTCAGCCGGGGTGAAACCCGGTGAACTAGTGATGATTACCGGCGGACAACACACCATGCCGCTCATGGAGGCCATTGCCGTGGAAGTAGCCCGCGTCGGTGGGCAACCGGAGATGCTGCTCAATACCGATAAGGTAGCCCGGGCCATCGACATCGACATGCCGGAATCGGCGATTATGGCGTCTAAAAGCGATAATTGGCTCTTGGGAGCCGATGTACTAATCTCGCTGCCCTCGTTGGAAGACGGCAAGGCTGTGCTGGCCGGCATGACGGCGGAACGCGGGGCCAAATTCGACAAGGTGGCAGCTGAAGCGGGCCTAAATAAAAAGCTGGATGCCACGAAGCTGCGCGGTGTATCGGTTGCTTATCCCAGCAAAAAATACGCGGCGAACCAGCAGCTCGACTACGCGGGCTATGAGCAGATGGTGTGGGCAGGCATTGGCGCCGATTACACGGCCATCGCCGCCCAGGCGCAGCAAATGAAGCAGCTACTGGCGACAGGCCGTAAGGTGCACATCACCTCACCTACAGGCACCGACCTGACGTTTCAGCTCGACGCCCGTCCGATATTCACCGACGACGGCGTGGTTACGGCCGCCGATCAGCAGGAAAAGCTAATCCTGAGCCGCACGGCCGCCCTCCCCGGCGGACGGGTTTACGGTACTTGCCTGGAAAGTTCTGCCACGGGCAAAATAGCGGCATCGCCCAGTACGTGGAATGGGAAACCTTTTCGAGGATTTAAGGCCGATCTGAAAAGCGGTCAGTTTACCAACCCGCAAGCAGAAGCCGGCCTCGAAGACTATCAGAAATGGGTGGCAGCTAACGAGGCTAATGCTACGCAGGTTGGCTACTTCTCCATCGGCCTTAACCCCGCCATGAAGTCACAGGAGCAGAAAGGCTTCAATCCCGCTACCGCAGCCGGAATGGTATTGGTGGGTATCGGCAACAATGAGTTGCTAGGTGGCCATAACAAAGCCTTGGCAGCCAACAGCTTCGCTATTGGCAATGCTACCGTGGAAGTAGACGGAAAAACAATTGTGCGCAACGGCCAACTGGTGGCCCCGGCGATGGCTAATGCTGCTCCCATAGGCAAGAAAAGCCGGAAATAG